The Strigops habroptila isolate Jane chromosome 8, bStrHab1.2.pri, whole genome shotgun sequence genome includes a window with the following:
- the KCNE4 gene encoding potassium voltage-gated channel subfamily E member 4, whose amino-acid sequence MLKMDHANMTQAMLDAESRNTDKNSSNEYFYILIVMSFYGIFLIGIMLGYMKSKRKEKKSNLLLLYKDEEREWGEAVKPLPTISGLKSAQIPMMLNMLQESMVPSLSCAICSMEGSSVSSESSSPDVHFTIQEEVLDAELGEVSETLLNESSEGSAENIHKNS is encoded by the coding sequence ATGCTGAAGATGGACCATGCAAACATGACCCAAGCCATGCTTGATGCTGAATCCCGCAACACAgacaagaacagcagcaatgagTATTTTTACATTCTGATCGTCATGTCTTTCTATGGGATCTTCCTGATAGGGATAATGCTCGGCTACATGAAAtccaagagaaaagagaagaagtCCAATTTGCTTCTGCTCTACAAAGATGAGGAGAGAGAATGGGGGGAAGCTGTGAAGCCTCTACCAACCATATCAGGGCTGAAATCTGCCCAGATCCCCATGATGCTGAACATGCTGCAGGAGAGCATGGTGCCGTCCCTGTCCTGTGCCATCTGCTCGATGGAAGGCAGCAGCGTGAGCTCCGAATCTTCCTCCCCAGATGTGCACTTCACCATCCAGGAGGAAGTGTTGGATGCTGAACTGGGGGAAGTGTCAGAAACGCTCCTCAATGAGAGCAGCGAGGGATCTGCGGAAAACATCCACAAGAACTCCTAG